The proteins below are encoded in one region of Anguilla anguilla isolate fAngAng1 chromosome 3, fAngAng1.pri, whole genome shotgun sequence:
- the si:ch211-114c17.1 gene encoding pre-mRNA-processing factor 39 isoform X1 — MAAEGSDMSSNGDVDSELETLVAAESASREIPEIPESVAEIPEPFAEVPEHVAVIPQPMAEVPEPVAEVPEPVAEVPEPVPETSEENGGSATTAAYAVPLEEGDEDEDGELPVDFERLWRVAHDNPQEFSSWTELLQYCEQEGHMTASRRALGAFLARYPLCYGYWKKFADLERRAGNTNRAQEVCVRGLKAIPLSLDLWIHYITLLQDTLNMNLPESTQRIRSAFESAVAAAGTEFHSDRLWEMYTEWEREQGDLRAVTAVYERVLRIPTQLYSGHFERFKAFLLAHPPRDVLSPEEFKRLRLEFQQSQGEGTTPAEGEEERPPGEDSPGDTAAGHQYTEEQVQKMQELLLASRQKVYQQTEMEVGKRWNFEEAIKRPYFHVKPLDRAQLKAWHSYLDWEISEVALEGQDNAAEGQEGASVSRGSHKRVLVLFERCLIACALYEEFWTKYVQYLEKHSVEEARNVYRRACEIHLSHKHSVHLQWATFEERHGNILEARRVLENLERAMPGLAMVRLRRAGLERRTGRLDQAEALLREAVQQSKDSPSLHAFYSIKLARLLLKLCKNAAKAKSVLLEAIELSPDNGKLHLNLLELEVAGDTRGNGAGVQQCVSRALAAPLSPRTKLLFSQRGLQFAEDFGATVQGVLTVYDEHQKLLKEIGSRKRSAENGDNDDPEKVSKLEDSSAMSAPSMATPPVAPPVPMTAPPPPMMGGDMSGSHSAYGYGGWYQQQQYGGYGYQNPWNYNQYYPPS, encoded by the exons ATGGCGGCAGAGGGTTCAGACATGAGCAGCAACGGGGATGTGGACTCGGAGCTAG AAACTCTCGTAGCTGCTGAGTCTGCGTCTAGAGAAATCCCTGAAATTCCGGAGTCTGTGGCTGAAATTCCAGAGCCCTTCGCTGAAGTTCCAGAACATGTGGCCGTAATTCCTCAGCCCATGGCCGAAGTTCCAGAACCTGTGGCTGAAGTTCCGGAGCCTGTGGCTGAAGTCCCAGAGCCTGTGCCTGAGACTTCAGAGGAAAATGGGGGCAGTGCTACCACAGCAGCATACGCGGTGCCCCTGGAGGAAGGCGACGAAGACGAAGATGGGGAGCTGCCGGTTGATTTTGAGAGACTGTGGAGGGTGGCCCACGACAATCCGCAGGAATTCTCTAGCTGGACTGAACTGCTGCAGTACTGTGAGCAAGAG GGTCACATGACTGCCTCACGTCGGGCGCTTGGGGCATTCCTGGCAAGATACCCACTTTGTTATGGCTACTGGAAGAAGTTTGCAGACCTGGAAAGGCGTGctggaaacacaaacagagcacAGGAG GTGTGCGTGCGAGGTCTGAAGGCGATCCCTCTGAGTCTGGACTTGTGGATCCACTACATCACCCTGCTGCAGGACACACTCAACATGAACCTACCAGAATCCACGCAGCGCATTCGCAG CGCGTTCGAGTCGGCCGTGGCGGCCGCCGGCACGGAGTTCCACTCGGACCGCCTGTGGGAGATGTACacggagtgggagagggagcagggcgACCTGCGGGCCGTGACCGCCGTCTACGAGAGGGTGCTGAGGATCCCCACCCAGCTGTACTCGGGGCACTTCGAGAG GTTTAAGGCTTTTCTGTTGGCCCACCCTCCGCGGGACGTCCTGTCTCCTGAGGAATTCAAGCGCCTGCGTTTGGAATTTCAGCAGAGCCAGGGGGAAGGGACCACGCCcgcagagggggaggaggagaggcccCCCGGGGAGGACAGCCCCGGCGACACTGCCGCTGGGCACCAGTATACG GAAGAACAGGTGCAGAAGATGCAGGAGCTCCTGTTGGCCAGCAGGCAGAAGGTGTACCAGCAGACTGAGATGGAAGTGGGGAAGAGGTGGAACTTTGAGGAAGCT ATAAAAAGGCCTTACTTCCACGTGAAGCCCCTGGACCGGGCCCAGCTGAAGGCCTGGCATTCGTACCTGGACTGGGAGATCAGCGAGGTGGCCCTGGAGGGTCAGGACAATGCCGCGGAGGGCCAGGAGGGGGCGAGCGTGAGCAGGGGCAGCCACAAGCGGGTGCTGGTGCTGTTCGAGCGCTGCCTGATCGCCTGCGCGCTGTACGAAGAGTTCTGGACCAAG tatgtGCAGTACCTGGAGAAGCACAGCGTGGAGGAAGCGCGCAACGTGTACCGCAGGGCCTGTGAGATCCACCTGTCGCACAAGCACAGCGTGCACCTGCAGTGGGCCACCTTTGAGGAGAGGCATG GCAACATCCTTGAAGCTCGCCGGGTTCTGGAGAACTTGGAGCGGGCCATGCCGGGGCTGGCCATGGTGCGGCTGcggagggcggggctggagaGGCGCACCGGCCGGTTGGACCAGGCGGAGGCGCTGCTGCGGGAGGCGGTGCAGCAGAGCAAGGACTCGCCCTCCCTCCACGCCTTCTACTCCATCAAACTGGCCCGGCTGCTGCTGAAGCTGTGCAAGAACGCAGCCAAGGCCAAGAGCGTGCTGCTGGAGGCCATCGAGCTGAGCCCG GACAACGGCAAGCTGCACTTGAATCTCCTGGAGCTGGAGGTGGCGGGGGACACGCGGGGCAACGGGGCGGGGGTCCAGCAGTGCGTGAGCCGGGCTCTCGCCGCCCCCCTGTCCCCTCGGACAAAACTGCTCTTCTCACAGCGGGGGCTCCAATTCGCCGAGGACTTCGGGGCCACGGTGCAGGG TGTGTTAACGGTCTACGATGAACACCAGAAGCTGCTGAAGGAAATTGGCAGTAGGAAGAGGAGCGCTGAGAATGG GGATAATGATGACCCCGAGAAAGTCAGCAAATTGGAGGACAGCTCTGCCATGTCTGCGCCTTCCATGGCCACGCCCCCAGTCGCACCGCCAGTTCCCATGacagcgccccctccccccatgatGGGTGGAGACATGAGCGGCTCACATTCCGCATATGGCTATGGAGGCTGGTATCAG CAACAGCAATACGGAGGTTATGGCTATCAGAACCCTTGGAACTACAATCAATACTACCCTCCCAGCTAG
- the si:ch211-114c17.1 gene encoding pre-mRNA-processing factor 39 isoform X2, with protein sequence MAAEGSDMSSNGDVDSELEPFAEVPEHVAVIPQPMAEVPEPVAEVPEPVAEVPEPVPETSEENGGSATTAAYAVPLEEGDEDEDGELPVDFERLWRVAHDNPQEFSSWTELLQYCEQEGHMTASRRALGAFLARYPLCYGYWKKFADLERRAGNTNRAQEVCVRGLKAIPLSLDLWIHYITLLQDTLNMNLPESTQRIRSAFESAVAAAGTEFHSDRLWEMYTEWEREQGDLRAVTAVYERVLRIPTQLYSGHFERFKAFLLAHPPRDVLSPEEFKRLRLEFQQSQGEGTTPAEGEEERPPGEDSPGDTAAGHQYTEEQVQKMQELLLASRQKVYQQTEMEVGKRWNFEEAIKRPYFHVKPLDRAQLKAWHSYLDWEISEVALEGQDNAAEGQEGASVSRGSHKRVLVLFERCLIACALYEEFWTKYVQYLEKHSVEEARNVYRRACEIHLSHKHSVHLQWATFEERHGNILEARRVLENLERAMPGLAMVRLRRAGLERRTGRLDQAEALLREAVQQSKDSPSLHAFYSIKLARLLLKLCKNAAKAKSVLLEAIELSPDNGKLHLNLLELEVAGDTRGNGAGVQQCVSRALAAPLSPRTKLLFSQRGLQFAEDFGATVQGVLTVYDEHQKLLKEIGSRKRSAENGDNDDPEKVSKLEDSSAMSAPSMATPPVAPPVPMTAPPPPMMGGDMSGSHSAYGYGGWYQQQQYGGYGYQNPWNYNQYYPPS encoded by the exons ATGGCGGCAGAGGGTTCAGACATGAGCAGCAACGGGGATGTGGACTCGGAGCTAG AGCCCTTCGCTGAAGTTCCAGAACATGTGGCCGTAATTCCTCAGCCCATGGCCGAAGTTCCAGAACCTGTGGCTGAAGTTCCGGAGCCTGTGGCTGAAGTCCCAGAGCCTGTGCCTGAGACTTCAGAGGAAAATGGGGGCAGTGCTACCACAGCAGCATACGCGGTGCCCCTGGAGGAAGGCGACGAAGACGAAGATGGGGAGCTGCCGGTTGATTTTGAGAGACTGTGGAGGGTGGCCCACGACAATCCGCAGGAATTCTCTAGCTGGACTGAACTGCTGCAGTACTGTGAGCAAGAG GGTCACATGACTGCCTCACGTCGGGCGCTTGGGGCATTCCTGGCAAGATACCCACTTTGTTATGGCTACTGGAAGAAGTTTGCAGACCTGGAAAGGCGTGctggaaacacaaacagagcacAGGAG GTGTGCGTGCGAGGTCTGAAGGCGATCCCTCTGAGTCTGGACTTGTGGATCCACTACATCACCCTGCTGCAGGACACACTCAACATGAACCTACCAGAATCCACGCAGCGCATTCGCAG CGCGTTCGAGTCGGCCGTGGCGGCCGCCGGCACGGAGTTCCACTCGGACCGCCTGTGGGAGATGTACacggagtgggagagggagcagggcgACCTGCGGGCCGTGACCGCCGTCTACGAGAGGGTGCTGAGGATCCCCACCCAGCTGTACTCGGGGCACTTCGAGAG GTTTAAGGCTTTTCTGTTGGCCCACCCTCCGCGGGACGTCCTGTCTCCTGAGGAATTCAAGCGCCTGCGTTTGGAATTTCAGCAGAGCCAGGGGGAAGGGACCACGCCcgcagagggggaggaggagaggcccCCCGGGGAGGACAGCCCCGGCGACACTGCCGCTGGGCACCAGTATACG GAAGAACAGGTGCAGAAGATGCAGGAGCTCCTGTTGGCCAGCAGGCAGAAGGTGTACCAGCAGACTGAGATGGAAGTGGGGAAGAGGTGGAACTTTGAGGAAGCT ATAAAAAGGCCTTACTTCCACGTGAAGCCCCTGGACCGGGCCCAGCTGAAGGCCTGGCATTCGTACCTGGACTGGGAGATCAGCGAGGTGGCCCTGGAGGGTCAGGACAATGCCGCGGAGGGCCAGGAGGGGGCGAGCGTGAGCAGGGGCAGCCACAAGCGGGTGCTGGTGCTGTTCGAGCGCTGCCTGATCGCCTGCGCGCTGTACGAAGAGTTCTGGACCAAG tatgtGCAGTACCTGGAGAAGCACAGCGTGGAGGAAGCGCGCAACGTGTACCGCAGGGCCTGTGAGATCCACCTGTCGCACAAGCACAGCGTGCACCTGCAGTGGGCCACCTTTGAGGAGAGGCATG GCAACATCCTTGAAGCTCGCCGGGTTCTGGAGAACTTGGAGCGGGCCATGCCGGGGCTGGCCATGGTGCGGCTGcggagggcggggctggagaGGCGCACCGGCCGGTTGGACCAGGCGGAGGCGCTGCTGCGGGAGGCGGTGCAGCAGAGCAAGGACTCGCCCTCCCTCCACGCCTTCTACTCCATCAAACTGGCCCGGCTGCTGCTGAAGCTGTGCAAGAACGCAGCCAAGGCCAAGAGCGTGCTGCTGGAGGCCATCGAGCTGAGCCCG GACAACGGCAAGCTGCACTTGAATCTCCTGGAGCTGGAGGTGGCGGGGGACACGCGGGGCAACGGGGCGGGGGTCCAGCAGTGCGTGAGCCGGGCTCTCGCCGCCCCCCTGTCCCCTCGGACAAAACTGCTCTTCTCACAGCGGGGGCTCCAATTCGCCGAGGACTTCGGGGCCACGGTGCAGGG TGTGTTAACGGTCTACGATGAACACCAGAAGCTGCTGAAGGAAATTGGCAGTAGGAAGAGGAGCGCTGAGAATGG GGATAATGATGACCCCGAGAAAGTCAGCAAATTGGAGGACAGCTCTGCCATGTCTGCGCCTTCCATGGCCACGCCCCCAGTCGCACCGCCAGTTCCCATGacagcgccccctccccccatgatGGGTGGAGACATGAGCGGCTCACATTCCGCATATGGCTATGGAGGCTGGTATCAG CAACAGCAATACGGAGGTTATGGCTATCAGAACCCTTGGAACTACAATCAATACTACCCTCCCAGCTAG
- the mrpl49 gene encoding 39S ribosomal protein L49, mitochondrial: MAISIINMSRVVCRGLRSFPLPRPGVRLRMMSTTAGERNNTIVESTDEYKYVERLIPPTQVPTPPKHGGPAPSGWSPPSEVPPDLPYMIRRSRMHNVPVYKDITHGNRMMTLLRKVEGDIWALEEDVKEHLHKLTGKVPPTQVNEVTMSIRVKGDFDKELKQWLIEKGF, translated from the exons ATGGCGATTTCCATAATAAACATGTCCAGGGTGGTATGTAGGGGATTAAGATCCTTCCCTTTACCGCGTCCAGGAGTCCGGTTACGG ATGATGAGCACCACAGCGGGCGAGAGAAACAATACTATCGTGGAGTCCACAGACGAATACAAGTATGTGGAAAGGCTGATCCCGCCTACTCAAGTTCCCACCCCACCTAAACATGGGGGCCCTGCCCCATCTGGCTGGAGTCCTCCCTCAG AAGTGCCCCCCGATCTTCCTTATATGATACGTCGCTCCCGCATGCACAACGTCCCTGTCTACAAAGACATCACCCATGGCAACCGGATGATGACTCTTCTGCGCAAGGTTGAAGGGGACATCTGG GCTTTGGAGGAGGATGTGAAGGAGCACTTGCACAAGCTGACAGGCAAAGTCCCGCCCACACAGGTCAACGAGGTAACCATGAGCATCCGGGTCAAAGGTGACTTTGACAAGGAGCTGAAGCAGTGGCTGATCGAAAAGGGCTTCTGA